The Dietzia sp. ANT_WB102 region CAGGCGCATCGTCGGCGACGGTGCCGGTGTACCAGTCGGATCCTGCAGGCGTTTGCGCGTCGCACTGCGCAGCGGTGGAGTTCGTAATAACCCGGTAGTCGAGCTTGTCAGCCAGATCTGGGTCTGCAGTGGTTCCGAAAGTGACTCCGGATAGGACAAACGTGCCGTCCACAGTTGTTTCCGGTGAAAGGCGAAGCGTGATCGGCGCGAAAACCTCCTCACCGGGCTGGAGGGTGACGGCCGTCAGTACCTGGTCGAACCGGAGGGTGCCGCCGGGCGTGTCGTCGTAGTTCTCGTACTGAGGTACATCCTCGGCGGATTCGACAGCGGTGGTCGTCAGGTTGCCCTGAAGCTCGAATGAACCTGTGTTGAAGATACCGTTCGCGAAAACGTCATCCGACCAGGCAGCCAGGGTGATCGCAGCGCCGAGGCCGAGGACGACGCCGCCAGCGAGGATCGCCTTGCGCTTGCGCTTGCGGTCCTGCTGCCGTTGGACGTCGGTGACGATGGGGTCATTGGCTGTCATGTGTGGATCCTTCCGGTGGGGGCCACCGAAGCGGCCCGAGGGGTACAAGTCATGCCAGATCCCGATCGCCGTTGATCGCGTGCCGACACCAAGTTCATCTACCGAACTCACATAAGTGTTACAGATTCTTAGTAATTTGCAAAGGGCGGCCAGCCTGCGAGTTTCGGGGGCTAGCGACTGTTTCCGCCCGTAGTGCTAGATGCGGCAACATTTTTTCCGCCGTCCAGTATAAGGAGTCTGTTATTCGCGACCCACCGTTATTAGAGGTCAGAGCAGCGGGGCTACGCGACGTGTATATCCGGGACAGCGCGCATCGGTCCGCTGGCATACTCGGGACAACACTTGGCGTACGTGCCGATGATTTAGCTCACATGCCCCTCTAGGAGACCCCCATGCCAGACACCCCTTCCCTCAAGCTCGGATACAAGGCATCAGCCGAGCAGTTCGGCCCGCGCGACTTGGTCGAGTACGCGGTCTTGGCGGAGCAGGCGGGGATGGATTCGGCCACGGTGTCTGACCACTTCCAGCCATGGCGCCACGATGGCGGCCACGCCCCGTTCTCTCTCGCGTGGTTGACGGCAGTGGGCGAGCGCACCGAGCGCCTCCAGTTGGGCACCTCGGTACTCACGCCGACGTTCCGCTACAACCCGGCGGTACTGGCCCAGGCGTTTGCCACCATGGCGTGCCTGTACCCGGGGCGGGTCTTCCTGGGTGTGGGCACTGGTGAGGCGCTCAACGAGATCGCCACCGGCTTCCAGGGTGAGTGGCCAGCGTTCAAGGAGCGATTCGCTCGTCTGCGTGAGTCCGTCCGCCTGATGCGAGAGCTGTGGACGGGCGAGACGACCAACTTTGAGGGCGACTACTACAGCACCAGGGACGCATTCCTCTATGACGTTCCGGACGGCGGCGTCCCCGTCTACATCGCCGCCGGTGGCCCGGTTGTGGCCAAGTACGCCGGCCGCGTCGGCGACGGATTCATCTGCACCTCCGGCAAGGGCATGGAGCTCTACACCGACAAGCTACTCCCAGCAGTCGAGGAGGGTGCCGGCATCAACGAGCGCGACTCCACGACCATCGACAGGATGATCGAGATCAAGATCAGCTACGACCCCGACCCGGACAAGGCGCTGGAGAATTGCCGCTTCTGGGCCCCGCTCTCGCTCACCCCCGAGCAGAAGCACTCCGTGGACTCCCCGCGCGAGATGGAGCGTCTGGCCGACGAGTTGCCCATCGAGCAGGTCGCCAAGCGCTGGATTGTGGCCTCTGACCCCGATGAGGCCGTGGAGCAGGTCAAGCAGTACGTCGACGCGGGCCTTAACCACCTGGTCTTTCATGCACCCGGCCACGATCAAAAGCGTTTCCTCGACCTGTTCAAGACCGACCTCGAACCCCGTCTGCGAGCACTTGCATGAGTGACACCACCACCCCACCGGGCCCCGCCCAATCCGACCTCGCCGGCCTCGAGGGCATTCTCGCCGACAAGGAGTCGGTCCGCGTCCTGCGCTATCCGCACGAGACCGAAGCCGACGAAGAGGGCAACACCACCGAGTGGCACTGCGACATTGTGATCGTCGACGACGTGCCCGCCGCCGGATTCTCGACCTACGCCA contains the following coding sequences:
- a CDS encoding SipW-dependent-type signal peptide-containing protein, whose protein sequence is MTANDPIVTDVQRQQDRKRKRKAILAGGVVLGLGAAITLAAWSDDVFANGIFNTGSFELQGNLTTTAVESAEDVPQYENYDDTPGGTLRFDQVLTAVTLQPGEEVFAPITLRLSPETTVDGTFVLSGVTFGTTADPDLADKLDYRVITNSTAAQCDAQTPAGSDWYTGTVADDAPGVSNSGASARPLTAAAATQDQLCLGITLNDNSEDVQGATDTQVIWQFTATANTP
- the fgd gene encoding glucose-6-phosphate dehydrogenase (coenzyme-F420), which translates into the protein MPDTPSLKLGYKASAEQFGPRDLVEYAVLAEQAGMDSATVSDHFQPWRHDGGHAPFSLAWLTAVGERTERLQLGTSVLTPTFRYNPAVLAQAFATMACLYPGRVFLGVGTGEALNEIATGFQGEWPAFKERFARLRESVRLMRELWTGETTNFEGDYYSTRDAFLYDVPDGGVPVYIAAGGPVVAKYAGRVGDGFICTSGKGMELYTDKLLPAVEEGAGINERDSTTIDRMIEIKISYDPDPDKALENCRFWAPLSLTPEQKHSVDSPREMERLADELPIEQVAKRWIVASDPDEAVEQVKQYVDAGLNHLVFHAPGHDQKRFLDLFKTDLEPRLRALA